The genomic DNA ATCCCCAAAAGCGTCTCACATCGAAGCCAGCATAGAACGGGACGAAAACCGCAGAAGAGATGGAAGAATCGTTGGTCAAACACTCGTAGTGTTTCATTCTCTCTCGGAATATAACCTCGAGCATGAATTGGTTCGTAGAGTACCAAGAACCAGTTTCGATGGTTAAAACTCGAGTGGTATGGTTATGATCGTCCTCCAAGATCCGTGGACCAAAGCCAGAGTTAACAAGGTACTTACACTTATTGCGTAACTCGATGTATGCTTCACAGTTCTTGATCAGATCGTCGTTGAATCTGCTTGGAAGACTGTGGATATACACATACCTTCCGGCGCAAGTATCTGTTCCTCCTTGTTTATCATTCACAGTGATATTTGGGTTATCTTTGTCGGAAAGAAAGAGATAGGTTGCGATTTGATTGATGTGAAGCAAAAGGAGCATAGAGAACATAGGTGTAGGTAAGATTTCTATCAAAAGCTTTGGAGCTCGTTTCTTCACagtctttttcatttttggattGAATTTTTCCATTGTCTCACTTTGATTATGgagaaaaatggagaaaagaaaGGTGTATGACTTTATGGagaatataagattaaaaacaaGTCAAATTGATTATTAcagaaaaaatataagattattcATCTACTTGGTGGATATaggaattttaaatttgttatctCTGTGTATCAGTTTGTTTTAAATAGAAGTGCTATGATCTTAGCAAAGTCAATTTAATGGATAAAGGGAGAATACAAATAAGTTAATGTACTTTcctattattttttaacttaaaaatatGCATTCCAATATTAAACCATCAGCATGTGTCTGTCATATAAATGACACATTCCACTTCTCctaatattttaaaggattaTAAATTATTGAGATGATTAGTGCTATATTACGTAGTGAAACACGTTTGATACAAAACTCACATGCTTTTAAGGACCCTACAAAGATTTTTAAAGAAAGACCATAGAGACTTGGCAATTACTCCATTTAGTTTACATACATACTTGgaaatgtatagaattaatatgaaatttaattttgcGCGTTTGTCATAGCCTCAAAGATCTTATTTATATGAAAACATCACTCGTAATTGAACTCAaccaaatgaaattaaaatgaCACTAAAATTTAGattgtaataaaaaaagaaaagtacctAACACAAGATCGTAGTTGAACTCGAAACCAATTGCAAATGACAAGAAGCAGTATCTCAAAGTTCaaagatatgttttttctttgctttttgtctttcaacaaaaaccaataaaaccaacaacaaattccaactaattttaaaagagAATACAATTATGAAGCATAATCAAAGGCTTGTGGAGGTTGTGGCTCGTCATCTACGGCCATAGCCGAGGCAGTGGTTCCTTGTGCAGCTGCTGCTGCACCGGTTGCAGGAGAAGCTGTTGAAGTTGGTGCATCGGTCAGGGAGAGAACCTCTGGCTCGTGTTGACGCAAGTCTTTGAGAAGAACGAAACCTGATGGAGCTAGCTTCACTGGTACGTATCTGCTGTCTTCAAGTAACTTTATGTATTTCTCTTGAGCTGGGACTACTCGAGCTGGGTTCACTAAAATCTCAAACGCTGGCTCTGGCTCAGCAGCTTTCTTCTCGACTGTTGCTGTGCTATCGACCTGACAGTTCATGGAGACAAGACTTTCAAAACACAGCTGGTCCAAACACAAAATAAAGACTCGAAAGAGACAGAAATGTAGGGATGTACAGTCCGAATAAACTGAACTGCCAAAAAACTACATCTCAAAACCCAAACCTGAAACTAATACCATAACTATCCAAATTGATCTTAAAACTGAAACTCAGATTAAACAACTCTATAGAATTCATCTGATGCCTAACGTGTGTAACAAAAAAGGACAACATCTGATGTCTAGTGATTATGAGACTAATCTGGCAATCAATTACAGAAGCTATTAGAAGAGACTAGAAACTGATAACATTACCTGCATAGAGTCTCCTTCCTTCTCAGTTGATGCTTTTCCTTTTCCAGATCCACTTTCACTGACGGACTTTTCCGCACCGGATGTTTTTTCAGCAATAGCTTTCTGCTCTGCGTCTTTCTTAGCCCTAGCTTTGGCTTTAACTGAGGTTGAGAGAACAGCAGTCGGGAGTTTGACGGCGGTATTGGCTGTAGGANNNNNNNNNNNNNNNNNNNNNNNNNNNNNNNNNNNNNNNNNNNNNNNNNNNNNNNNNNNNNNNNNNNNNNNNNNNNNNNNNNNNNNNNNNNNNNNNNNNNNNNNNNNNNNNNNNNNNNNNNNNNNNNNNNNNNNNNNNNNNNNNNNNNNNNNNNNNNNNNNNNNNNNNNNNNNNNNNNNNNNNNNNNNNNNNNNNNNNNNNNNNNNNNNNNNNNNNNNNNNNNNNNNNNNNNNNNNNNNNNNNNNNNNNNNNNNNNNNNNNNNNNNNNNNNNNNNNNNNNNNNNNNNNNNNNNNNNNNNNNNNNNNNNNNNNNNNNNNNNNNNNNNNNNNNNNNNNNNNNNNNNNNNNNNNNNNNNNNNNNNNNNNNNNNNNNNNNNNNNNNNNNNNNNNNNNNNNNNNNNNNNNNNNNNNNNNNNNNNNNNNNNNNNNNNNNNNNNNNNNNNNNNNNNNNNNNNNNNNNNNNNNNNNNNNNNNNNNNNNNNNNNNNNNNNNNNNNNNNNNNNNNNNNNNNNNNNNNNNNNNNNNNNNNNNNNNNNNNNNNNNNNNNNNNNNNNNNNNNNNNNNNNNNNNNNNNNNNNNNNNNNNNNNNNNNNNNNNNNNNNNNNNNNNNNNNNNNNNNNNNNNNNNNNNNNNNNNNNNNNNNNNNNNNNNNNNNNNNNNNNNNNNNNNNNNNNNNNNNNNNNNNNNNNNNNNNNNNNNNNNNNNNNNNNNNNNNNNNNNNNNNNNNNNNNNNNNNNNNNNNNNNNNNNNNNNNNNNNNNNNNNNNNNNNNNNNNNNNNNNNNNNNNNNNNNNNNNNNNNNNNNNNNNNNNNNNNNNNNNNNNNNNNNNNNNNNNNNNNNNNNNNNNNNNNNNNNNNNNNNNNNNNNNNNNNNNNNNNNNNNNNNNNNNNNNNNNNNNNNNNNNNNNNNNNNNNNNNNNNNNNNNNNNNNNNNNNNNNNNNNNNNNNNNNNNNNNNNNNNNNNNNNNNNNNNNNNNNNNNNNNNNNNNNNNNNNNNNNNNNNNNNNNNNNNNNNNNNNNNNNNNNNNNNNNNNNNNNNNNNNNNNNNNNNNNNNNNNNNNNNNNNNNNNNNNNNNNNNNNNNNNNNNNNNNNNNNNNNNNNNNNNNNNNNNNNNNNNNNNNNNNNNNNNNNNNNNNNNNNNNNNNNNNNNNNNNNNNNNNNNNNNNNNNNNNNNNNNNNNNNNNNNNNNNNNNNNNNNNNNNNNNNNNNNNNNNNNNNNNNNNNNNNNNNNNNNNNNNNNNNNNNNNNNNNNNNNNNNNNNNNNNNNNNNNNNNNNNNNNNNNNNNNNNNNNNNNNNNNNNNNNNNNNNNNNNNNNNNNNNNNNNNNNNNNNNNNNNNNNNNNNNNNNNNNNNNNNNNNNNNNNNNNNNNNNNNNNNNNNNNNNNNNNNNNNNNNNNNNNNNNNNNNNNNNNNNNNNNNNNNNNNNNNNNNNNNNNNNNNNNNNNNNNNNNNNNNNNNNNNNNNNNNNNNNNNNNNNNNNNNNNNNNNNNNNNNNNNNNNNNNNNNNNNNNNNNNNNNNNNNNNNNNNNNNNNNNNNNNNNNNNNNNNNNNNNNNNNNNNNNNNNNNNNNNNNNNNNNNNNNNNNNNNNNNNNNNNNNNNNNNNNNNNNNNNNNNNNNNNNNTAATCAAAGGCTTGTGGAGGTTGTGGCTCGTCATCTACGGCCATAGCCGAGGCAGTGGTTCCTTGTGCAGCTGCTGCTGCACCGGTTGCAGGAGAAGCTGTTGAAGTTGGTGCATCGGTCAGGGAGAGAACCTCTGGCTCGTGTTGACGCAAGTCTTTGAGAAGAACGAAACCTGATGGAGCTAGCTTCACTGGTACGTATCTGCTGTCTTCAAGTAACTTTATGTATTTCTCTTGAGCTGGGACTACTCGAGCTGGGTTCACTAAAATCTCAAACGCTGGCTCTGGCTCAGCAGCTTTCTTCTCGACTGTTGCTGTGCTGTCGACCTGACAGTTCATGGAGACAAGACTTTCAAAACACAGCTGGTCCAAACACAAAATAAAGACTCGAAAGAGACAGAAATGTAGGGATGTACAGTCCGAATAAACTGAACTGCCAAAAAACTACATCTCAAAACCCAAACCTGAAACTAATACCATAACTATCCAAATTGATCTTAAAACTGAAACTCAGATTAAACAACTCTATAGAATTCATCTGATGCCTAACGTGTGTAACAAAAAAGGACAACATCTGATGTCTAGTGATTATGAGACTAATCTGGCAATCAATTACAGAAGCTATTAGAAGAGACTAGAAACTGATAACATTACCTGCATAGAGTCTCCTTCCTTCTCAGTTGATGCTTTTCCTTTTCCAGATCCACTTTCACTGACGGACTTTTCCGCACCGGATGTTTTTTCAGCAATAGCTTTCTGCTCTGCGTCTTTCTTAGCCCTAGCTTTGGCTTTAACTGAGGTTGAGAGAACAGCAGTCGGGAGTTTGACGGCGGTATTGGCTGTAGGAACCGTGGTAGGTTTTGGATACTCAAACAAAGATGGTTTTGCATGTGACATGAACTCAAACTTTGGGACTTTAAGGTCGTAGTTCAAACCGATGAAAGCGGTTGGTGAGAAGGCCAAACTAATGAAATAGATCAGTGGGTACCAGTACCAAAATTGGCTGAAGACCGCAAGGCCAATAACAGCAGTGACTTTGTCATGTTTGGTCTTAGAGAGAAGTCTAATAGTAACGTTCCTACCACCAGCATCGAGGATACCAGAGGCCAAAATTGCTCCCATCTTGCTCATTGTATCTTCGTGCTTGTCGAGTATGATCTTCTCAAGTTGGCgcctacaaaaataaaaaaaatctcagtctccCAAGATATTCTCTGCCTTTTAATGCTGAAGAACACAGATTTATACTAACCTAAATGCTCCAACACGAGAATCACTTGCTTCACTAATTTGAACCATCACCATGGCCATTGCAATCAAAGCACCTTGACGAACAAAGTCAACAACATCTGATGTAAGTGGCTCCAACAAGGATATCGCTTCGCTGAGGCCAGTGCCTGCGCAAGAAATACCCACTGCAAGAGCCGCACCATAGCGAACATGTGGATTGTACGACTCGGAGAGTAGAGATACAATACGGGGAgtctacaattaaaaaaaataaaatcatcagAATCCATTAGTAAGCGAACACAAAAGTACTGGAAGTAATAAAGAAATGGAAGTTAGTGGTCGCAAGTGAAGGAGCATCAGAAACTAACCTGCTCTGGATCAGAGTACAAGACAAATCCAAGTGCCAGAACAGCGGTTCTCCTAACATCATCACTGACATCAGATACAGCAAAGTGCAGCAATTGTCGAATTGCCTTGTTGTTTGCAGTTCCACTGTAAGCCAATGCCAATGCATACATCCCACCGTAACGAATGATAGGATCCTGATCTCTAGTCATCTGCTCAATCAAGGTATCTGCTCCTTCTTCTCTACCGTATACCGTAAGAGCTATTCCTAGAGCCAATCCCCTAAAAANNNNNNNNNNNNNNNNNNNNNNNNNNNNNNNNNNNNNNNNNNNNNNNNNNaaaaaaaaaatcatcagaatCCATTAGGGAAGGTACGCGAACACAAAAGTACTGGAAGCACTAAAGAAATGGAAGTTAGTGGTCGCAAGTAAAGGAGCATCAGAAACTGACCTGCTCTGGATCAGAGTACAAGACAAATCCAAGTGCCAGAACAGCGGTTCTCCTAACATCATCACTGACATCAGATACAGCAAAGTGCAGCAATTGTCGAATTGCCTTGTTGTTTGCAGTTCCACTGTAAGCCAATGCCAATGCATACATCCCACCGTAACGAATGATAGGATCCTGATCTCTAGTCATCTGCTCAATCAAGGTATCTGCTCCTTCTTCTCTACCGTATACCGTAAGAGCTATTCCTAGAGCCAATCCCCTAAAAATGCATTCCAGATGCTGATCAGTTAAAATACTAAGGCAAGATACCATGCACCCTCTTCACAAAAATTTCCTCAGACTTTACATTACCTTATTATCTTCTCATGCTGTGTCTCATGGGCATAAGCGAGCATCTCACTTGCCTTTTCAGTAGCAGttccaaccaataataaacccaTACTGATGCCAGCAGCTTCACCAGCAACTGCACTGTCAGTATAAAGCACGCTTTTGACATCATCATATATCTCTTCATCAGCTGTCCCGAGAGCTGACAAACCAAGACCTAAGCAAGCTCCATGTTGAATGACCTGTATCCATATTTTCCCAATACATATTAATTCCCTTAACAGAGAGGCTGCCAGGGAAAATGACAGGCTATATTGAAGTAAGATATTAATTAATCACCTCAACATTAGTGCTGCGTAGGCTATCACGTAAAAATTGTTTGATATCTTCACCATGGTTAGCATGAATAAGGCCAAGAGCATATAAAGCACCTCCTTCGGAATAAGGACTCCCACCACCACCTGCTCCTCCCTGAGGCAAGTATGGAGCCATCAATGACCTACCCTGTTGCAGGTGACCTCTGTGAATAACACCTAATCCCGCTGTAGCACTAAATTTAGCCCAATTGGTTGCCCTGCTTAGCCAATCCTGTCAATCCCAtaagaataaaatgaaaagaaagttaaatactatCCACACAGACAGTCAAACTCAAACATTCAGAAATAGTAGAGTGAAAGTATATAATTTACCAAATTCTCTCTAAGGAAAGTGTCCACTGTAGTTCCAGCATGCATAATGGCATTAGCATATATTGTAGCACTGTGGCATACACTGTTTCGCATCTCTACAGACTGTTTAATTGTCTTCAGTATCAGCAGGTCCGATCTACAGAAAGACAAAATTATTAATGGACCATATCATGACTTCCTGGAATAACAATTTTAGAAGTAAAACTTCAACAGTAGCTTACTTGTTGTGGCTGTAAAGAAACTGAAGTGTCAGCTGAATAGATGTCTCTCCAGATAAAATTCCTTTGATCTTTGTTAACCTCTCAGCATATGTAGCATCAACTGGATCTGTCTCGTGCACAATTGCCTGAGCTGGAGTTTCATCCGCCATCTGAACATCCCCTGAAGGGTTCTCATTCGGAGCAGTAGTGGTTTCAACAGTCTGAGTTGCTTCTACAGGACGTGTTTTGGGAGCTGGAAGGCGATCTCTAACACTCAAGAGAAAAGCCTGGTGCTCGTTCTCTACAAGATCAAACGCAATTTGCAATGCCAATAAAGCATCATCCTTGCTCTCCGAGCGAAGAAGCTTCTCCAATATGCTTGCAACACCTTGCGGTTCATCCAGAAACATGAGGCATTGACAAATGCTCAAATAATCAGGAGAAGCCAGCTTCTGGTAGACTTTAACAAGTAAACTAAGCACCTGAAAGAGTAGACAAGGATGTTATCACCTTTCCAAATGAAGATTTACTAAACAGCCTAGACTAAAGGCCAAGAAAAAGGAACTTTTGTTATTCAGGCATTGACTCATCTCAGATAGGTATCACGAAAAACTGAAACAAGAGTTTCAATTACAGTTTAGGACATAAAGGACGCTAGCATACATGAGACTGACAGCATGGTACTGGAAGATGCAACATAAAAACTAAATGATCACAATATCTTCCAGATGATGCCTAACTACTCTGTTCTAATCAATCAATAGAATCAGAACATCAAATTTCTATTTAACTCAGGTCTGAGAACATCAGTCTCACCTGATGTCTATATTCTCTGCGGTTAACAAAGGAATGAGAAACATTGATGCAATATGATAAAGTTCCCTGAACATTATCGCTCTTAGTGATAGCTTCTTCCAACTTATCCAATCTTCTGCATTCTATCGCAATGCCCATGGCTTGTTGATACTTCCCATCACTGATGCATCTGCAGATGGAAAACCATGTAAGAACTAAGAACAATTGAAGTACTAAGAAGACAGAGCATTAAATGCATATGCATTCCATACTTTCCAAGCATTCTTTCAACAATCGCCTCTAGCCTGGGATCAATGTCCACCATCTCATTTGACTCAACTGCCTTTGATCTGAGACTGGCATATTCATCTATTGCTTTGGCTGAAAACATAACAGAAGAATCTGATGAGTATACATTCATCCAGTATTTATTAAAACTCAAACAGTCATCAATCTTTTTATCCTGTCTTTTTTCCAGTATTGTCTTATACTACTTAACAaggcagaaaaaaatatatggatgTGCAAGCTTCAAGTATACTTTTAAGATAATAAGTCGTGCAAGCTACATATGCTTTTCTTGCATTGAGTCCAGTTGATATGATAAGCAATTTGTA from Camelina sativa cultivar DH55 chromosome 7, Cs, whole genome shotgun sequence includes the following:
- the LOC104704253 gene encoding 26S proteasome non-ATPase regulatory subunit 1 homolog A-like — its product is TANTAVKLPTAVLSTSVKAKARAKKDAEQKAIAEKTSGAEKSVSESGSGKGKASTEKEGDSMQVDSTATVEKKAAEPEPAFEILVNPARVVPAQEKYIKLLEDSRYVPVKLAPSGFVLLKDLRQHEPEVLSLTDAPTSTASPATGAAAAAQGTTASAMAVDDEPQPPQAFDYAS
- the LOC104704254 gene encoding 26S proteasome non-ATPase regulatory subunit 1 homolog A-like, coding for MATPMVSSAGGLLAMLNEPHPALKLHALSYLNNLVDQFWPEISTSVPIIESLYEDEEFDLHQRQLAALLVSKVFYYLGELNDSLSYALGAGPLFDVSEDSDYVHTLLAKAIDEYASLRSKAVESNEMVDIDPRLEAIVERMLGKCISDGKYQQAMGIAIECRRLDKLEEAITKSDNVQGTLSYCINVSHSFVNRREYRHQVLSLLVKVYQKLASPDYLSICQCLMFLDEPQGVASILEKLLRSESKDDALLALQIAFDLVENEHQAFLLSVRDRLPAPKTRPVEATQTVETTTAPNENPSGDVQMADETPAQAIVHETDPVDATYAERLTKIKGILSGETSIQLTLQFLYSHNKSDLLILKTIKQSVEMRNSVCHSATIYANAIMHAGTTVDTFLRENLDWLSRATNWAKFSATAGLGVIHRGHLQQGRSLMAPYLPQGGAGGGGSPYSEGGALYALGLIHANHGEDIKQFLRDSLRSTNVEVIQHGACLGLGLSALGTADEEIYDDVKSVLYTDSAVAGEAAGISMGLLLVGTATEKASEMLAYAHETQHEKIIRGLALGIALTVYGREEGADTLIEQMTRDQDPIIRYGGMYALALAYSGTANNKAIRQLLHFAVSDVSDDVRRTAVLALGFVLYSDPEQTPRIVSLLSESYNPHVRYGAALAVGISCAGTGLSEAISLLEPLTSDVVDFVRQGALIAMAMVMVQISEASDSRVGAFRRQLEKIILDKHEDTMSKMGAILASGILDAGGRNVTIRLLSKTKHDKVTAVIGLAVFSQFWYWYPLIYFISLAFSPTAFIGLNYDLKVPKFEFMSHAKPSLFEYPKPTTVPTANTAVKLPTAVLSTSVKAKARAKKDAEQKAIAEKTSGAEKSVSESGSGKGKASTEKEGDSMQVDSTATVEKKAAEPEPAFEILVNPARVVPAQEKYIKLLEDSRYVPVKLAPSGFVLLKDLRQHEPEVLSLTDAPTSTASPATGAAAAAQGTTASAMAVDDEPQPPQAFD